The following proteins are co-located in the Bacteroidota bacterium genome:
- the hutI gene encoding imidazolonepropionase, protein MQVLANIGSLVTSAQEGEQGAIHTIRDAALVWEGDTVQWVGPQAALPAAFEQAERTDAHGMLVLPGLVDCHTHLAFGGWRTDEFEMRALGRPYLEIAKAGGGIASSVSSTRTASEDALYHKAFGFLDEMMALGITTVECKTGYGLTLEDELKVLRVYRRLAAEHPVRVRATLLAAHIVPAEFRENRRGYIDLIVKDILPAVAAEALASFCDVFVEETAFLPEEAVEICTAAARHGLRAKLHVDQLHDGGGAALAARLNAISADHLEYASPEGIGAMAEAGVVAVSLPFASFNLRQPAMQARAFIDAGVPVAVATDFNPGSAPSYHLPAAMYMACIMQYMSPAEVVKGATHYAAKALGMENTVGTLTPGFKADFVAVDAPDVNHWMGHFRPNAACLTCIDGRVVHRAGVFAELQRGTTA, encoded by the coding sequence ATGCAGGTTTTAGCAAACATTGGGAGCCTGGTGACCAGCGCACAGGAAGGCGAGCAGGGTGCTATACATACCATTCGGGATGCTGCACTCGTCTGGGAAGGTGACACCGTACAGTGGGTTGGGCCACAAGCAGCCTTGCCGGCTGCCTTCGAGCAAGCTGAGCGAACAGATGCACACGGCATGTTAGTGCTACCCGGACTTGTAGATTGCCATACCCACCTCGCGTTTGGCGGGTGGCGGACAGACGAATTCGAAATGCGTGCGCTCGGCCGGCCGTATCTTGAAATTGCCAAAGCCGGCGGGGGTATTGCCTCGTCTGTGTCCAGTACGCGGACTGCTTCGGAAGATGCGTTGTACCACAAGGCCTTCGGTTTTTTGGATGAAATGATGGCGCTGGGTATTACCACGGTGGAATGTAAAACCGGATACGGGTTGACCCTGGAAGATGAACTCAAAGTTTTACGGGTATACCGGCGGCTCGCTGCAGAACATCCTGTACGAGTCCGGGCAACCTTGCTCGCGGCGCACATAGTGCCGGCTGAATTCAGGGAAAACAGGCGGGGATACATCGATTTAATTGTCAAAGACATACTGCCGGCGGTGGCTGCTGAAGCACTCGCCTCATTTTGTGATGTCTTTGTTGAGGAAACTGCGTTCTTGCCTGAAGAAGCCGTTGAAATCTGTACAGCCGCAGCAAGGCACGGTTTGCGCGCCAAGTTGCATGTGGACCAGTTGCACGATGGGGGAGGTGCTGCCCTTGCTGCCCGTCTCAATGCCATCTCCGCTGATCACCTTGAATATGCATCGCCGGAAGGCATTGGCGCGATGGCTGAAGCTGGCGTAGTAGCGGTGAGCCTACCTTTCGCCTCGTTTAACTTGCGCCAGCCAGCCATGCAGGCCAGAGCATTTATCGATGCCGGCGTGCCCGTTGCCGTAGCAACAGACTTTAACCCGGGCTCGGCACCCAGCTACCATCTGCCGGCTGCGATGTATATGGCGTGTATCATGCAGTACATGTCGCCAGCTGAGGTCGTGAAAGGCGCCACGCACTACGCCGCCAAGGCCTTGGGCATGGAGAACACAGTTGGCACCCTTACGCCTGGCTTTAAAGCAGATTTTGTGGCTGTTGATGCACCTGATGTGAATCACTGGATGGGACACTTTCGGCCGAATGCGGCTTGTCTGACCTGTATTGACGGTCGCGTCGTACACCGTGCTGGTGTTTTTGCTGAACTACAACGCGGTACCACCGCATGA
- the hutU gene encoding urocanate hydratase, translating to MNTSTKTIRAPRGTTLHCKGWHQEAAMRMLMNNLDPEVAEHPDNLIVYGGSGKAARNWESYTAIIKTLQRLRNDETMLVQSGKPVGVFRTHSEAPRVLIANSNLVPKWGTWDEFRRLEALGLTMYGQMTAGSWIYIGTQGILQGTYETFAECARQHFGGSMKHKLVVTGGLGGMGGAQPLAATMNGAAFLGVDVDASRIQRRVDSGYCDALYDNLDEALTRVLQAREAGEAFSAGLVGNIAEVLPELVRRDIVPDVLTDQTSAHDLMVGYLPASMSTEAALLLREKDPAGYRDAVLDSMVVHVDAMLALQKKGAVTFDYGNNLRGQVADHRGKADAFDIEGFVPAFIRPLFCRGSGPFRWAALSGNPADIAETDKLVLETFPKNDALARWIHKAREQVHFQGLPARICWLEYGERAELGARFNWLVEKGKVEAPLVIGRDHLDCGSVASPNRETENMKDGSDAIADWPLLNAMLNTACGASWVSLHHGGGVGIGYSMHSGMVVVADGTSQGGRRLERVLTADPGTGVMRHADAGYETAVDTANARGVDLPMING from the coding sequence ATGAATACAAGCACAAAAACCATTCGTGCGCCGCGCGGGACCACCCTGCATTGCAAAGGCTGGCACCAGGAAGCCGCCATGCGCATGTTGATGAACAACCTTGACCCGGAAGTTGCTGAACACCCTGATAACCTGATTGTGTATGGCGGCAGCGGAAAAGCTGCCCGTAACTGGGAAAGTTATACAGCCATCATCAAAACGTTGCAACGGCTGCGCAACGACGAGACCATGCTTGTTCAGAGCGGCAAACCCGTGGGTGTGTTTCGTACACACAGCGAAGCACCGCGTGTGTTGATTGCGAATTCGAACCTCGTTCCGAAGTGGGGTACCTGGGATGAGTTTCGCCGGCTCGAAGCCCTCGGCCTCACCATGTACGGACAGATGACCGCCGGCTCATGGATCTATATCGGCACCCAGGGCATCCTGCAGGGTACCTACGAGACCTTTGCTGAATGCGCCCGCCAGCACTTTGGCGGATCGATGAAACACAAGCTTGTGGTTACGGGCGGACTTGGGGGCATGGGAGGGGCGCAGCCGCTCGCTGCAACGATGAATGGCGCCGCCTTTCTTGGCGTTGATGTTGACGCTTCCCGCATCCAGCGCCGGGTGGACTCGGGGTACTGCGACGCCCTCTATGATAATCTCGATGAAGCGCTGACCCGCGTGCTGCAGGCGCGTGAAGCCGGCGAAGCCTTTTCCGCCGGCCTCGTAGGCAACATCGCGGAAGTATTGCCCGAGCTGGTACGCCGCGACATTGTACCAGATGTACTCACCGACCAGACCTCGGCGCACGATTTGATGGTTGGCTATCTGCCAGCCAGTATGAGCACGGAAGCCGCGCTGCTCCTGCGCGAAAAAGACCCTGCGGGATACCGTGATGCTGTGCTTGACTCCATGGTAGTACACGTTGACGCCATGCTCGCACTGCAAAAGAAAGGGGCGGTAACGTTTGATTATGGCAACAACCTGCGCGGCCAGGTGGCTGATCATCGTGGGAAAGCGGATGCGTTTGATATTGAGGGTTTTGTGCCGGCGTTTATCCGTCCGCTCTTTTGCCGCGGCTCAGGTCCATTCCGCTGGGCGGCCCTCTCTGGTAATCCGGCTGATATTGCCGAGACCGATAAGCTGGTGCTCGAAACCTTCCCCAAAAACGATGCGCTGGCGCGATGGATTCACAAGGCGCGCGAACAAGTACATTTTCAAGGCCTGCCGGCGCGCATCTGCTGGCTTGAGTATGGAGAGCGTGCTGAGCTTGGCGCGCGATTCAACTGGCTGGTGGAAAAAGGGAAAGTAGAAGCGCCCCTTGTCATCGGTCGCGATCACCTGGATTGTGGCTCTGTGGCTTCTCCCAACCGTGAGACCGAGAACATGAAAGACGGATCAGATGCGATTGCTGACTGGCCGCTGCTGAATGCGATGCTGAACACAGCTTGTGGTGCAAGCTGGGTATCACTGCATCACGGCGGCGGGGTAGGCATCGGGTATTCGATGCACTCAGGTATGGTTGTCGTGGCTGATGGCACAAGCCAGGGCGGCCGCCGGCTGGAACGCGTTCTAACCGCTGATCCGGGTACAGGCGTGATGCGTCATGCAGATGCCGGCTACGAAACGGCTGTAGACACGGCAAACGCGCGCGGGGTTGACCTGCCGATGATAAACGGGTAA
- a CDS encoding Lrp/AsnC family transcriptional regulator, producing MDELNGRILAHLQKQGRASYAQIGRSVGLSAPAVKERVQKMEDAGIITGYRAMVDPEKIGYTTRSIVHLQVDRNLFGPAIKKLDAMPEVLECYRTTGTSSLIMLTTFSSMAHMEQFLNRLMEIGEPVSSVVLSHPIKGKIFQPLDT from the coding sequence ATGGATGAATTGAATGGCCGTATTCTGGCCCACTTACAAAAACAGGGCCGGGCGAGTTATGCACAGATTGGTAGATCGGTAGGGCTGTCTGCACCGGCGGTGAAAGAACGGGTGCAGAAAATGGAGGACGCCGGCATCATCACCGGGTACCGGGCCATGGTGGATCCAGAGAAAATTGGGTATACGACGCGTTCTATTGTCCACTTGCAAGTCGACCGCAACCTGTTTGGGCCAGCCATCAAAAAGCTCGACGCTATGCCGGAAGTGCTCGAGTGTTACCGCACAACCGGGACTAGCTCGCTTATTATGCTGACCACCTTTTCCTCCATGGCACACATGGAGCAATTCCTCAACAGACTGATGGAAATTGGTGAGCCTGTGTCGTCGGTGGTGCTTTCACATCCGATTAAAGGTAAGATCTTTCAGCCGCTGGACACATGA
- the hutH gene encoding histidine ammonia-lyase, protein MTDTVQDIVLHQVTMEDLAADLDRRVASLQADAGRVHNSRSLVDEALDSGDAHYGINTGFGYLKNVRIDREQVSALQHNLLLSHAVGVGELIPKPICRLMLQLKIHALGQGYSGVSAQTFERLLLFADRDLIPAIPRQGSVGASGDLAPLSHMALPLIGYGFFWDVAGKEVVPAETVLEHEGLTPVTLGAKDGLALINGTQLMTAYGAHVLQKAFSYLKFADIVAAMSLEALQGSVAPFDARIHQLRPHKGQLEVAENVRRLLLDSEILESHRNCGKVQDPYSLRCVPQVHGASRDNIRHAAAVVETEINAVTDNPLVFHNGDILSGGNFHGQPLALVLDLAAIALAELGSISERRTYLLLEGHDGLPALLMQETGINSGFMIPQYTAAALVSENKVLCHPASVDSIPTSLGQEDHVSMGSIGALKLLQVMQNVEQILAVELFTAAQALDFRKPLAPGKGIEVAHNFIRGIVPHGEKDYYFKHDLTKCAEVVQSGYLVAAVEQVIGTLR, encoded by the coding sequence ATGACGGACACAGTTCAGGACATTGTTCTACATCAGGTTACAATGGAGGACCTGGCTGCAGACCTTGATCGCCGCGTTGCATCCCTGCAAGCGGACGCCGGCAGGGTCCATAACAGCCGTTCGCTGGTTGATGAAGCGCTGGACAGCGGAGACGCCCATTACGGGATTAACACCGGTTTTGGGTACCTCAAAAATGTGCGCATCGACCGCGAACAAGTTTCTGCGTTGCAGCATAACCTGCTGCTGTCTCATGCGGTGGGGGTAGGGGAGCTAATCCCCAAACCCATATGCCGGCTTATGCTGCAATTGAAAATCCATGCACTCGGACAGGGGTATTCAGGCGTCTCTGCGCAGACGTTCGAGCGGTTGCTGCTTTTTGCCGACCGCGATCTGATTCCTGCCATTCCCCGGCAGGGTAGTGTCGGCGCTTCGGGTGACCTCGCGCCGTTGTCGCACATGGCTTTGCCGCTGATCGGCTATGGTTTTTTCTGGGATGTGGCGGGCAAGGAGGTGGTACCGGCAGAAACAGTACTCGAACATGAAGGCCTGACACCGGTGACGCTTGGGGCTAAAGATGGTCTGGCGCTGATCAATGGGACACAGTTGATGACGGCGTACGGGGCCCATGTATTGCAAAAAGCATTCAGCTATCTGAAGTTTGCAGATATTGTTGCTGCGATGAGTCTGGAGGCATTGCAGGGGAGTGTAGCGCCATTTGATGCCCGGATCCACCAGCTGCGTCCTCATAAAGGGCAGTTAGAAGTGGCAGAGAATGTGCGCCGGCTGCTGTTAGACAGCGAAATTCTGGAGTCCCATCGTAACTGTGGCAAAGTGCAGGACCCGTACAGTTTGCGCTGCGTGCCGCAAGTACACGGGGCAAGCCGCGACAACATCCGGCATGCTGCAGCGGTTGTGGAAACCGAAATCAACGCCGTCACTGACAATCCGCTGGTGTTTCACAATGGCGATATCCTCAGCGGAGGCAATTTTCACGGACAACCCCTTGCGCTGGTATTGGACCTTGCTGCAATCGCGTTGGCTGAACTGGGCAGTATTTCTGAGCGGCGCACGTATCTCCTGTTGGAAGGGCATGATGGGCTGCCTGCGTTGCTGATGCAGGAAACGGGTATCAACTCTGGCTTTATGATCCCCCAATACACAGCTGCGGCACTGGTGTCGGAAAACAAAGTGCTGTGCCACCCGGCCTCTGTTGACTCAATTCCTACATCGCTCGGGCAAGAAGACCATGTTAGCATGGGCAGCATCGGTGCGCTCAAACTGTTGCAGGTCATGCAAAACGTAGAACAAATTCTTGCCGTAGAGTTGTTCACCGCGGCGCAGGCCCTGGATTTCCGGAAACCGCTGGCCCCGGGGAAAGGCATTGAAGTGGCGCATAACTTCATCAGAGGAATTGTACCACATGGTGAAAAAGACTATTACTTCAAACACGACCTTACCAAATGTGCTGAAGTGGTTCAGTCGGGCTACCTCGTGGCAGCTGTAGAACAGGTCATTGGTACGTTGAGGTAA
- a CDS encoding formimidoylglutamase yields the protein MIHAVDIAPPATAPDDLRLGHWLVEQKKRPRVAFVGFPSDAGVKLNGGRPGAADAPGAIRKMLYKLTPDSRNYAAFCALLKRTTDLGNVQVSGDVDLDQQHLGEVLAPLLQQETIPIVLGGGHETAFGHFLGYAKSAQPVHITNIDAHADVRPLKNGKAHSGSPFFQALEFGANVCHGYTVLGLSPLSVAQAHIQYLMEKGCVFHWRNEIDHAFLHTYFTDLKQPTMLTLDMDVVHQAEAPGVSAPAADGIPLKLVYEAAYLAGKSPFVKSLDLVEVNPLVDKDLQTVRAAAVTLWYFLCGLTERTA from the coding sequence ATGATACACGCTGTTGATATAGCACCCCCAGCAACCGCACCTGATGATTTGCGGCTAGGGCACTGGCTGGTCGAGCAAAAAAAGCGGCCCCGTGTGGCCTTTGTAGGTTTTCCGAGTGATGCCGGCGTTAAACTAAATGGAGGCCGACCGGGAGCGGCGGATGCTCCAGGTGCAATTCGCAAAATGCTGTATAAGCTTACACCCGACAGCAGAAATTACGCGGCGTTTTGTGCATTACTCAAGCGCACTACAGATCTGGGGAATGTGCAAGTTTCGGGGGATGTGGACCTGGACCAGCAGCATCTCGGCGAAGTGCTTGCACCGCTGTTGCAGCAAGAGACCATCCCGATCGTTTTGGGCGGCGGGCACGAAACTGCATTTGGGCATTTTCTGGGCTATGCAAAAAGCGCTCAACCCGTGCATATCACCAATATCGATGCGCATGCTGATGTACGTCCGTTGAAAAACGGAAAGGCGCATTCCGGATCACCGTTCTTTCAGGCGCTTGAATTCGGAGCTAACGTGTGCCACGGATATACGGTCTTGGGACTCTCTCCACTATCTGTTGCCCAGGCCCACATTCAATATTTAATGGAAAAGGGATGTGTGTTCCATTGGCGAAATGAAATAGATCATGCCTTTTTGCACACCTATTTTACCGACCTGAAGCAGCCCACGATGTTGACACTTGATATGGATGTTGTGCATCAGGCGGAAGCACCCGGCGTAAGCGCGCCGGCAGCTGACGGCATTCCCCTCAAACTAGTCTATGAAGCCGCATATCTAGCCGGCAAATCTCCTTTTGTCAAATCATTGGATCTTGTAGAAGTAAACCCACTTGTTGATAAAGATTTACAAACTGTACGTGCAGCTGCGGTAACTTTGTGGTATTTTTTGTGCGGACTTACCGAACGTACTGCATAA
- a CDS encoding kelch repeat-containing protein has protein sequence MLNRSSAPVRILLISIVAFFVIGASYAYETFQEKRALQWRTLNDQNSLQARHENAYVEANGKFYLMGGRGSRRVEIYDPADSTWTTGSLPPDNMQLHHFQAVAIGDTIYIVSAYTDTFPDENAVEEVLKYAVNTDTWVVGSTIPASRRRGSGGAVHYNGKIYLVGGSTGGHGGSAVRKNQFDEYDPVTDTWTTLPSAPFARDHVHAAVVGNKLYVIGGRNGSNGDNVEEVDVYDFNAGSWSTLPGASDFPIPRAGASSVAVGNYVVVIGGESTRDLAHDEVHALNTLTNDWVTMDPLGVGRHGTQAIFYNDNIYIASGSGMKGGTPELTSHEVFETEGETVLPVELAPGFAATINNNDVTLNWRTLSETNNAGFEVEQYKDGVFTALGFVRGAGTTTEAQDYQFNVGEQPPGRHVFRLKQIDFDGTFAYSPQAVALIHTASAAHLGAVYPNPLNPEGRFTLTLAQTQDVTIGLYDLLGRQISVIYNGQLEGALAHTFALDASALAGGKYLVVAEGRQFSVSKPFTVLK, from the coding sequence ATGCTTAATCGCTCTTCAGCACCAGTACGTATCCTTTTGATCTCTATTGTTGCATTTTTTGTAATTGGAGCATCGTACGCCTACGAGACTTTTCAGGAAAAAAGGGCCTTGCAATGGCGAACCCTGAACGACCAGAACAGCTTACAGGCGCGGCATGAAAATGCGTATGTAGAGGCAAATGGTAAATTCTATCTGATGGGCGGACGCGGCAGCCGGCGTGTTGAAATATACGACCCTGCCGACAGCACCTGGACCACCGGTTCGCTGCCGCCAGACAATATGCAGCTGCACCACTTTCAGGCTGTAGCCATTGGTGATACCATTTACATCGTATCTGCTTATACAGACACCTTCCCTGACGAAAATGCGGTAGAAGAAGTACTGAAATATGCGGTGAATACAGACACCTGGGTTGTGGGCTCAACCATTCCTGCATCTCGCCGTCGCGGTTCTGGCGGGGCAGTGCATTACAACGGCAAGATTTATCTCGTTGGAGGCAGTACAGGAGGGCATGGCGGAAGTGCTGTACGCAAAAACCAGTTTGACGAATATGATCCTGTTACTGATACCTGGACGACATTGCCTTCAGCCCCTTTTGCACGAGACCACGTACATGCAGCAGTTGTAGGTAATAAGCTGTATGTGATCGGAGGGCGAAACGGGAGCAATGGAGATAATGTAGAAGAGGTGGATGTATACGATTTTAACGCCGGCTCATGGAGCACCTTGCCGGGTGCCAGCGATTTTCCCATACCAAGAGCTGGTGCTTCATCGGTGGCAGTAGGCAATTATGTGGTTGTAATTGGCGGTGAAAGTACGAGAGACCTTGCACACGACGAGGTACACGCGCTCAATACCCTGACCAATGACTGGGTTACCATGGATCCGCTGGGCGTCGGACGCCACGGTACACAGGCAATTTTCTATAACGACAACATCTACATTGCTTCAGGATCAGGCATGAAAGGAGGCACCCCCGAGTTGACCTCTCATGAAGTGTTCGAAACAGAAGGGGAGACCGTTTTGCCGGTAGAACTGGCACCGGGCTTTGCTGCAACGATAAACAACAACGATGTCACGTTGAACTGGCGTACGCTATCTGAAACGAATAACGCAGGGTTTGAGGTCGAGCAGTATAAAGATGGCGTCTTCACCGCGCTTGGCTTTGTGCGTGGCGCCGGTACCACCACTGAAGCCCAGGATTATCAGTTCAACGTCGGTGAACAACCACCGGGCCGGCACGTATTTCGCCTCAAACAGATCGACTTCGACGGCACCTTTGCTTACAGTCCGCAAGCTGTGGCACTGATCCATACGGCATCAGCTGCGCATTTAGGCGCTGTCTATCCAAACCCGCTCAACCCGGAAGGCCGATTTACTTTAACCCTGGCCCAAACCCAGGACGTGACAATTGGACTGTACGATCTGCTTGGCCGGCAAATCTCTGTCATCTACAACGGCCAACTGGAAGGAGCGCTTGCCCACACTTTTGCCCTCGATGCCAGCGCGCTTGCCGGGGGGAAATACCTCGTCGTTGCTGAAGGCCGCCAGTTCTCCGTTTCGAAGCCATTTACAGTGCTGAAGTAA